In one Arenibacter antarcticus genomic region, the following are encoded:
- the lepA gene encoding translation elongation factor 4: MKNIRNFCIIAHIDHGKSTLADRLLDFTGSVTEREKQNQLLDSMDLERERGITIKSHAIQMDYEYQGEKYILNLIDTPGHVDFSYEVSRSIAACEGALLVVDAAQSIQAQTISNLYLALGNDLEIIPVLNKIDLPSANPEVVKDDIVDLLGCAREDIIPASAKSGLGIEEILTAIIERIPAPKGNPEESLQALVFDSVYNPFRGVETYFRVINGEIKKGQKIKFVATNKDYFADEVGTLKLVQHPKQSIKTGDVGYLITGIKDAREVKVGDTITDAASPTKNAIGGFEDVKPMVFAGIYPVDTEDYEELRSSMEKLQLNDASLVFIPESSAALGFGFRCGFLGMLHMEIIQERLEREFDMTVITTVPNVSYHAFTRKNPEVPIIVNNPSDLPDPSTLDHVEEPYIKATIITKADFVGNVMSLCIDKRGLITNQTYLTTERVELNFDMPLAEIVFDFYDRLKTVSKGYASFDYTPIGMRTSKLVRVDILLNAQPVDALSALIHANNAADIGKKMCEKLRELIPRQQFDIPIQAAIGAKIISRETIKALRKDVTAKCYGGDISRKRKLLEKQKKGKKRMRQVGNVEIPQEAFMAVLKLND, encoded by the coding sequence ATGAAAAACATAAGGAACTTTTGCATTATTGCACATATTGATCACGGGAAAAGCACACTGGCAGATAGATTGCTAGACTTTACCGGATCGGTGACGGAGCGCGAAAAACAAAACCAACTTTTGGATAGTATGGATCTTGAACGGGAACGTGGGATCACCATTAAAAGCCATGCCATTCAAATGGATTACGAATACCAGGGAGAAAAATATATTTTAAACCTGATTGACACTCCTGGGCACGTAGATTTTTCCTATGAGGTATCTCGTTCCATCGCCGCCTGTGAAGGGGCATTATTAGTTGTAGATGCAGCACAGAGTATACAAGCTCAGACAATTTCTAATTTATATTTGGCCTTGGGCAACGATTTAGAAATCATCCCTGTCCTAAACAAAATAGATCTTCCAAGTGCCAATCCAGAAGTGGTAAAGGATGATATAGTAGATCTTTTGGGCTGTGCCCGTGAGGATATTATCCCCGCATCTGCCAAATCTGGCTTGGGAATAGAAGAAATCCTAACAGCTATTATAGAGCGCATTCCCGCACCAAAAGGAAATCCGGAAGAATCGCTACAAGCATTAGTGTTCGATTCCGTTTACAATCCGTTTAGGGGAGTAGAAACTTATTTCAGGGTCATCAATGGTGAAATTAAAAAAGGCCAAAAAATAAAATTTGTAGCCACCAATAAAGACTACTTTGCTGATGAAGTGGGGACCTTAAAGTTGGTTCAACATCCCAAGCAATCTATAAAAACTGGGGATGTAGGCTATCTAATTACCGGAATAAAGGACGCAAGGGAAGTAAAGGTAGGGGATACCATAACCGATGCTGCCAGTCCAACAAAGAACGCAATTGGAGGGTTTGAAGATGTAAAACCCATGGTTTTTGCCGGTATCTATCCAGTAGATACTGAGGATTATGAAGAGCTTCGTTCCTCCATGGAGAAATTACAGCTTAATGATGCCTCTCTGGTTTTTATCCCAGAAAGTAGTGCAGCACTAGGTTTCGGTTTCCGTTGTGGGTTCTTGGGAATGCTCCATATGGAAATTATTCAAGAAAGATTAGAGCGGGAGTTTGATATGACCGTAATTACAACGGTTCCCAACGTAAGTTATCACGCCTTTACACGGAAAAACCCCGAAGTACCGATTATCGTAAATAATCCCTCAGATTTGCCAGATCCTTCTACTTTGGACCATGTAGAGGAACCCTATATTAAGGCTACCATAATTACCAAGGCAGATTTCGTGGGCAACGTAATGTCCCTTTGTATAGATAAAAGGGGACTAATTACCAATCAGACCTATTTAACTACCGAAAGGGTTGAGCTGAATTTTGATATGCCATTAGCAGAAATTGTGTTCGATTTTTACGATAGGCTAAAAACGGTTTCCAAAGGATACGCTTCTTTTGACTATACCCCAATTGGAATGAGGACTTCCAAATTGGTGAGGGTAGACATCTTGCTGAACGCACAACCAGTAGATGCCCTATCGGCATTGATCCACGCCAATAATGCCGCTGATATTGGTAAAAAAATGTGTGAAAAACTTAGGGAGCTAATTCCCAGACAACAGTTTGACATTCCTATCCAAGCGGCTATCGGGGCTAAAATTATTTCCAGAGAAACCATTAAGGCCTTAAGAAAAGATGTTACTGCCAAATGTTATGGTGGGGATATTTCCAGAAAAAGAAAACTGCTGGAAAAAC
- a CDS encoding outer membrane beta-barrel family protein → MNNYKSAFFIFLLFCLPIFAQEFKISGKVIHTDQSEVSFANLLLYKIVDTSFVKGSVSDEGGGFFFDNISPATYLIKASYMGNNSDFKRVQLTSDLDIGQIHVDSKAQSLNEVVVVFQKPTLQQKVDRLVFNIENTALSESNLWEVLKSTPSVFIMNNEITVKGEKGVQVLINDKKVNLPPEDILNLLNGTSANGVQSIEVITSPPAKYDAEGGTMINIIMKKNLIAGYNGAVFNRYTQGTFPQHTLGTNHYFKGEKFQTSFNYSYSDKKQLTNYTDITNFMENGAVTDTWISNLEVVDWSKKHNASVFLDYALDDRNTISFSSIATITPDYNSKDYSETVIREPNSPNTTGFFTKNDSEFSTINTAFYLDYDNKLNDKGALLTLNAHFTYYDYDKDQQLETDFYDESGTIVDDNDFSTINRQRTNLYSLQADFSTPLGQKLNFETGIKYALTSSESHISQQGFNRNQPGIDPTEDGNFIYDENIYAAYASMDTKWKNWSFKSGVRAEYTKTKGDFNLNNTKIGNDYLELFPTVYFQFTPGQKHRFGLNFKRSIIRPEYNKINPFQVFQSNNSVIEGNVDLRPSYKNSVILGYTYNKDYTFELFYRYHKNSITIFTFQDNESKLLRFTTDNLDRELAYGLDFIYRKEIVKSWDTYFLSSYFYAADRFNDRDTRSKIDNGMWTLLLQFQNNFTFLEDRSLTANLNFTYVSPIVVGNSKQEEYKEWEVAIKKNIWGKKANVSLTVSDLFNQFKLYNTRNYGDQYNISLYRPDSRTLTLGFRYNFGNMKINSNYKDKDTEERDRL, encoded by the coding sequence GTGAATAATTATAAATCTGCTTTTTTCATCTTCCTTCTATTTTGCCTTCCCATTTTTGCACAAGAATTTAAAATTTCCGGAAAAGTAATTCACACTGACCAATCTGAGGTTTCATTTGCAAATTTACTGTTGTACAAAATTGTAGATACCAGTTTTGTTAAGGGGTCGGTTTCTGATGAAGGGGGGGGATTTTTCTTTGATAATATTTCCCCTGCCACCTACCTTATAAAAGCCAGTTATATGGGGAATAACTCTGACTTTAAAAGAGTACAGTTAACTTCTGATCTGGATATAGGGCAAATTCATGTGGATAGCAAGGCCCAATCGTTAAATGAGGTAGTGGTAGTTTTCCAAAAACCTACGCTGCAACAAAAGGTAGACCGACTTGTTTTTAATATTGAGAATACGGCACTTTCAGAATCTAACCTCTGGGAGGTTCTAAAAAGTACCCCCAGTGTTTTTATCATGAATAATGAAATAACGGTAAAGGGAGAAAAAGGAGTACAGGTTCTTATTAACGATAAAAAAGTAAACCTTCCTCCCGAAGATATTCTGAATCTTTTAAACGGAACCTCGGCTAATGGAGTGCAGTCCATTGAGGTCATTACTTCTCCCCCTGCAAAATATGACGCCGAAGGGGGTACTATGATTAACATCATAATGAAAAAGAATTTGATTGCAGGTTATAACGGCGCTGTTTTTAATAGGTATACTCAAGGTACTTTTCCACAACATACTTTGGGGACCAATCATTATTTTAAGGGAGAAAAGTTTCAAACTTCGTTTAATTACAGCTATAGCGATAAAAAGCAACTTACCAATTATACGGATATCACCAATTTTATGGAAAATGGGGCTGTAACGGATACTTGGATTTCCAATTTGGAGGTTGTAGATTGGAGCAAAAAGCATAATGCCAGTGTCTTCTTGGACTATGCCTTAGATGACCGTAATACGATCAGCTTTTCCTCTATTGCGACGATAACTCCCGATTATAATTCAAAGGATTATTCGGAAACCGTAATTAGAGAACCCAATAGCCCCAACACCACTGGCTTTTTTACTAAAAACGATTCGGAATTCTCCACTATTAATACTGCGTTTTATTTGGATTATGACAACAAACTGAATGATAAAGGTGCCCTACTTACCCTCAATGCCCATTTTACCTATTATGATTATGATAAAGATCAACAGTTGGAAACCGATTTTTATGATGAATCTGGAACCATAGTTGATGATAACGATTTTAGTACAATAAATAGGCAACGTACCAACTTATATAGTCTTCAAGCCGATTTCAGCACGCCATTAGGGCAAAAATTAAATTTTGAAACTGGTATCAAGTACGCGCTTACAAGTTCTGAAAGCCATATTTCACAACAGGGCTTTAATCGCAATCAGCCCGGAATAGACCCAACGGAAGATGGAAATTTTATATATGATGAGAATATTTATGCCGCCTATGCCAGTATGGATACCAAATGGAAGAATTGGTCCTTTAAGTCGGGTGTAAGGGCAGAATACACTAAAACCAAAGGCGATTTTAATCTGAACAACACTAAAATTGGGAACGATTATTTGGAATTGTTTCCCACGGTTTACTTTCAATTTACCCCTGGTCAAAAGCATCGATTTGGGTTAAATTTCAAAAGAAGTATTATTAGGCCCGAATACAATAAGATTAACCCTTTTCAGGTTTTTCAGAGTAATAACTCGGTCATTGAAGGGAATGTAGACTTGCGGCCTTCGTATAAGAATTCGGTCATTTTAGGGTATACCTATAATAAGGATTATACCTTTGAGCTATTTTATCGATACCATAAAAATAGTATCACCATTTTTACTTTTCAGGATAATGAAAGTAAGCTATTGCGCTTCACCACAGATAATTTAGATCGCGAATTGGCCTATGGTTTGGATTTTATTTATAGAAAGGAGATTGTAAAATCATGGGATACCTATTTTTTGTCTTCCTATTTCTATGCTGCCGATCGTTTTAATGACAGGGATACTAGGTCCAAAATAGATAATGGTATGTGGACGTTATTACTACAATTCCAAAACAATTTTACATTCTTAGAGGATAGGTCTCTTACCGCAAACTTAAACTTCACCTATGTTTCCCCAATTGTTGTTGGTAATTCTAAACAGGAGGAATACAAGGAATGGGAAGTTGCCATAAAAAAGAATATTTGGGGCAAAAAAGCGAATGTGAGCCTAACCGTAAGCGATCTTTTTAATCAGTTTAAGTTGTATAATACCCGAAATTATGGGGATCAGTACAATATATCACTTTACAGACCCGACAGCCGTACCCTTACCCTAGGCTTTAGGTACAATTTTGGAAACATGAAAATTAATTCCAATTACAAGGACAAAGACACTGAAGAAAGGGATAGGTTGTAA
- a CDS encoding MFS transporter, giving the protein MKGETNTKLSNKGVKKINFDLVLIVLGILFIAANLRAPITSVGPVITEISETLNLSPAFIGLLTTIPLISFALLSAFAPKVARKTGLERLLLYSLLLLAIGLFIRSIGNVPFLFAGAALIGAAITVGNVLMPAYIKKMFPNKVGIVTGMYLVSMNFTSALAAGFSIRIGQVSGMGWQGSIGIWGVLALITFFIWYPQVKKSPIVAAQGKRTSSRALWKSRLAWNIAIFMGLQSLLFYCLAAWLPAILQSWGMSADRSGWMLSFIQMAQLPIMLIGPILAARMKNQLSLVWITFILLILGLAGIIFGKTLFIIPSVISIGISLGLAFTLAMMFMVLRTKTTSESAELSGMSQTVGYIIAACGPPLFGALFSLTDNWYVPLTLLVIAAIVLFVVGLTSAKDQYV; this is encoded by the coding sequence ATGAAAGGGGAAACCAATACTAAATTATCGAATAAAGGGGTCAAAAAAATAAACTTTGACCTTGTTTTAATAGTATTGGGAATCCTATTTATCGCAGCCAATTTGCGGGCTCCCATCACTTCGGTAGGTCCTGTAATCACGGAAATATCCGAAACCCTAAATCTGTCCCCTGCTTTTATAGGCCTACTTACGACTATTCCTTTAATTTCCTTTGCTTTACTATCGGCCTTTGCCCCTAAGGTAGCCAGAAAAACAGGTTTAGAACGACTACTTCTATACTCCTTATTGCTTTTAGCCATTGGATTGTTTATCCGCTCCATAGGAAATGTTCCATTTCTATTTGCAGGAGCGGCCCTTATCGGTGCCGCCATTACGGTGGGTAATGTACTAATGCCAGCCTATATAAAAAAGATGTTTCCCAATAAAGTAGGCATTGTTACCGGCATGTATTTGGTTTCCATGAACTTTACCTCTGCCCTAGCTGCCGGCTTTAGTATTCGTATCGGGCAAGTCAGTGGTATGGGGTGGCAAGGTTCTATAGGTATTTGGGGAGTATTGGCCCTGATCACTTTCTTTATCTGGTATCCTCAGGTCAAAAAATCACCTATTGTTGCTGCACAAGGCAAAAGGACTTCCTCTAGAGCCCTGTGGAAATCGCGTTTGGCATGGAATATCGCAATTTTTATGGGCCTTCAGTCGCTTTTGTTCTATTGTTTGGCTGCCTGGCTACCAGCCATTTTACAAAGTTGGGGGATGTCTGCCGATCGTTCTGGATGGATGCTCTCGTTTATACAGATGGCCCAATTGCCCATTATGCTTATAGGCCCTATTCTTGCAGCACGAATGAAAAATCAGCTTTCATTGGTATGGATAACCTTCATTTTACTGATTCTAGGATTGGCAGGTATTATTTTTGGAAAGACCCTCTTTATAATTCCTTCCGTAATCAGTATCGGCATTTCCCTTGGTCTGGCGTTTACCCTAGCCATGATGTTTATGGTGCTTCGTACTAAGACCACCTCAGAATCGGCAGAGCTATCTGGGATGTCACAAACAGTAGGGTATATTATTGCAGCTTGTGGCCCTCCATTGTTTGGAGCTCTTTTTAGCTTAACCGATAACTGGTACGTTCCCTTGACACTATTGGTGATCGCGGCAATTGTATTGTTCGTGGTGGGATTAACCTCAGCAAAGGACCAATACGTATAG
- the dusB gene encoding tRNA dihydrouridine synthase DusB, producing MPKIGDIQLPDFPLLLAPMEDVSDPPFRALCKEQGADVVYTEFISSEGLIRDAAKSVMKLDIYEKERPVGIQIFGANLDSMLQSVEIVEKSGPDIIDINFGCPVKKVVSKGAGAGILKDIDLMVSLTKAMVEHTKLPITVKTRLGWDHDSIKIVEVAERLQDVGCKAISIHGRTRVQMYKGEADWKPIADVKNNQRMHIPVFGNGDVDTPEMAMRMRDDYGLDGAMIGRASIGYPWFFKEVKHYFKTGMHAAPPTLEERVDAARRHLQMAIDWKGEQLGVFETRRHYTNYFKGIPNFKEYRMKMVTSDHSQDVFAAFDEVLEAFGDYEFATP from the coding sequence TTGCCTAAAATAGGAGACATACAATTACCGGATTTCCCTTTATTGCTTGCCCCAATGGAGGACGTAAGCGACCCACCTTTCCGCGCCTTGTGTAAGGAGCAGGGAGCCGATGTGGTGTATACTGAGTTTATATCTTCGGAAGGACTTATACGCGATGCCGCCAAGAGTGTTATGAAGTTAGATATCTATGAAAAGGAACGACCGGTGGGGATTCAGATTTTTGGAGCTAACCTGGATTCCATGTTGCAATCCGTAGAAATAGTTGAAAAATCAGGTCCGGATATCATCGATATCAATTTTGGCTGTCCCGTAAAAAAAGTGGTGTCTAAAGGAGCTGGTGCAGGTATTTTAAAAGACATAGACCTTATGGTTTCCTTGACCAAGGCCATGGTAGAACACACCAAGCTTCCTATTACTGTAAAAACACGTTTGGGATGGGACCACGATTCTATTAAAATTGTTGAGGTAGCAGAAAGGTTACAGGACGTAGGGTGCAAGGCCATATCTATTCACGGAAGGACTAGGGTGCAAATGTACAAGGGAGAAGCAGATTGGAAACCTATAGCTGATGTAAAGAACAACCAACGAATGCATATTCCTGTTTTTGGGAATGGTGATGTAGATACCCCCGAAATGGCGATGAGAATGCGGGATGACTATGGTTTGGATGGCGCTATGATTGGTCGCGCAAGTATTGGATATCCGTGGTTTTTTAAAGAAGTAAAACACTATTTTAAAACTGGAATGCATGCAGCACCTCCAACTTTGGAAGAGCGGGTGGACGCTGCTAGGCGTCATTTACAAATGGCCATAGATTGGAAAGGCGAGCAGTTGGGGGTATTTGAAACCCGAAGGCATTATACCAACTATTTTAAGGGGATCCCCAATTTTAAGGAGTACCGAATGAAAATGGTGACCAGTGATCACTCACAGGATGTTTTTGCTGCCTTTGATGAGGTCTTGGAAGCTTTTGGGGATTACGAATTCGCTACCCCATAA
- a CDS encoding ABC transporter permease, producing the protein MNFPLYIAKRYLRSKSSQNAVNIINFITFLVIVIGSAALFIVLSGFAGLKTFSLSYTSMVDPDLKALPSTGKFFNITAEQNQALQELPGVIAYSKELEEKVYLTHEHKSHIAYIKGIDSTYLKTTPIDSSAYFYGDWEINALQGVAGQGVANLLGLSINNFRSPLLIRVPKPGKGLLGQRQLKDSYNEASLVISGIYQIEEELDRKYIFADLPLVQALLEKDSTQLSGINFKLQEKANIPELRKKINAIFSDKVVLKDRTELNSTLHRMLNTENLATYLIFTLVLIIALFNVVGAIIMMILDKQQNSKTLYNLGTTIKSLRRIYFLQGLLVTGMGGFIGVLLGSLLIGSQLEWGWLKITPTLAYPVEYNFLNVLVVLGTILVLGIFASLIASSRINKKLITQ; encoded by the coding sequence TTGAACTTCCCTTTATACATCGCAAAGCGGTACCTGCGTTCCAAGAGTAGCCAAAATGCGGTGAATATTATTAATTTTATTACCTTTTTGGTCATTGTTATTGGATCGGCGGCCCTGTTTATAGTACTCTCGGGTTTTGCTGGACTAAAAACCTTTAGTCTTTCCTACACCAGTATGGTAGATCCTGATTTAAAGGCGTTACCGAGTACCGGAAAATTCTTCAACATCACAGCAGAACAAAATCAAGCATTACAAGAACTCCCAGGTGTAATTGCCTATTCCAAGGAATTGGAAGAAAAGGTATACCTAACCCACGAACATAAATCACATATCGCCTACATAAAAGGAATAGATTCTACCTATTTAAAAACTACTCCCATAGACAGTAGTGCGTATTTTTATGGGGACTGGGAAATTAATGCCTTACAAGGGGTAGCCGGACAGGGAGTGGCAAATCTTTTAGGGTTGAGTATCAACAATTTTAGAAGTCCGTTGCTTATACGGGTGCCAAAACCTGGAAAAGGATTATTGGGGCAGCGACAACTAAAAGATTCCTATAACGAGGCCTCCTTGGTCATCAGTGGGATCTATCAAATAGAGGAGGAACTAGATCGAAAATATATATTTGCGGATCTTCCCTTGGTACAAGCATTATTGGAGAAAGACAGTACACAACTTTCGGGAATCAATTTTAAACTACAAGAAAAGGCCAATATTCCCGAATTACGCAAGAAAATCAACGCTATTTTCTCTGATAAGGTGGTCCTTAAAGACCGTACAGAATTGAACAGTACCTTGCACCGGATGTTGAATACCGAAAATTTGGCTACCTATCTAATTTTCACCTTAGTACTTATTATTGCCCTTTTTAATGTAGTTGGGGCTATTATAATGATGATTTTGGACAAGCAACAAAATTCTAAAACCTTGTACAATTTGGGAACTACTATTAAGTCGCTTAGGCGCATTTACTTTTTACAGGGCTTGTTGGTCACCGGAATGGGCGGTTTTATAGGGGTGCTTTTGGGATCCTTATTAATTGGGTCTCAATTGGAATGGGGCTGGTTAAAAATAACGCCCACACTAGCCTATCCCGTGGAATACAACTTTTTAAATGTATTGGTAGTTCTTGGTACCATTTTGGTGTTGGGCATCTTTGCCTCCCTGATCGCAAGTAGCCGAATCAACAAGAAACTGATTACCCAATAG
- the rbfA gene encoding 30S ribosome-binding factor RbfA, with product METQRQKKIGGVIQKDIADILQRAATDGGLRGTLISVSKVTVTTDLSIAKIYVSIFPANKGAELLEGMKSNQPIIKHELSQRTRNQLRRVPELLFFLDDSLEYIDGIEKSLKGEENPVKNPDLLEKRKKA from the coding sequence ATGGAAACACAAAGACAAAAGAAAATAGGTGGGGTTATACAGAAAGATATCGCCGATATTCTACAGCGTGCCGCAACCGATGGAGGTTTAAGGGGTACCCTTATTTCAGTATCCAAAGTAACGGTCACCACAGACCTTTCCATTGCCAAAATATATGTCAGTATCTTTCCGGCCAATAAGGGCGCGGAGCTGTTGGAAGGAATGAAATCCAATCAACCCATAATAAAGCACGAACTATCACAGCGTACCAGAAATCAATTGCGACGTGTACCAGAATTATTGTTCTTTTTGGACGATTCGCTGGAATATATAGATGGCATTGAAAAATCCCTTAAGGGTGAAGAAAATCCAGTTAAAAATCCTGATTTATTGGAAAAAAGGAAAAAAGCTTAA
- the mce gene encoding methylmalonyl-CoA epimerase codes for MKKIEHVGIAVHDLEASNTLFKKLLGVSHYKIEEVSSEGVRTSFFKSGPNKIELLEATSPESPIAKFLEKKGEGIHHVAFAVDDLEAEIARLTKEGFTVLNQTPKKGADNKLVAFLHPISTNGVLIELCQEAPSPPVEWGME; via the coding sequence ATGAAAAAAATTGAACATGTGGGAATAGCAGTCCATGATTTGGAGGCTTCTAATACGTTGTTTAAAAAACTGTTGGGAGTATCTCATTATAAAATCGAAGAAGTATCGTCAGAAGGAGTTAGAACCTCATTCTTTAAATCGGGCCCCAACAAAATTGAATTGCTTGAAGCGACTAGTCCGGAGAGTCCCATTGCCAAATTTTTGGAGAAAAAGGGCGAAGGTATACATCATGTGGCCTTTGCAGTAGATGATCTTGAAGCAGAAATAGCGCGACTTACCAAAGAGGGGTTTACGGTGTTGAACCAGACCCCCAAGAAGGGAGCAGACAATAAGTTGGTGGCTTTTTTGCACCCAATAAGCACTAATGGAGTGCTTATTGAACTTTGTCAAGAAGCTCCCTCACCACCCGTAGAATGGGGGATGGAATGA
- a CDS encoding group II intron maturase-specific domain-containing protein produces the protein MSRKSKARITGELRKLAFHKKTQRGIQDLANLLNPKIRGWVQYYGKISRRSLQPVFYYLHNRMIRWILNKYKSFKGSKIKAVKWLRFITKSYPNLFYHWELGYKLV, from the coding sequence ATGAGCCGAAAATCCAAGGCTCGAATCACGGGAGAACTCCGTAAACTTGCTTTCCATAAAAAAACCCAACGTGGGATACAGGATTTAGCAAATCTGCTGAACCCCAAGATTCGCGGTTGGGTCCAGTATTACGGAAAGATAAGCCGTAGGAGCTTGCAACCAGTGTTCTATTACCTGCACAATCGTATGATCAGATGGATATTGAACAAGTATAAAAGCTTCAAGGGAAGCAAGATCAAAGCCGTAAAATGGCTTCGATTTATTACAAAGTCATATCCAAATTTGTTCTATCATTGGGAATTGGGATACAAACTGGTCTAA
- a CDS encoding tyrosine-type recombinase/integrase, which translates to MNNYTRCLAHLALHYKQSPEALSTELIDDYLFHCKNLHKTPSESFFKHTVFGLRAIYKVLGIKERHVKLPQIKRQNKLPVVLSKAEVRILLKTPKYLKHRLILGMLYGCGLRSYELCALRLCDVDFDRQTVFVKKQKGKVDRYLPLSKHLARGLKKYIETESPKTFLFNSQVTDNGAPRPITTTGIQWVIKENRSKVNTHKTITAHCLRHTYATHLLEAGLNIISLKELLGHAFIETTLVYLHVANTGSSHKFSPLDTLFE; encoded by the coding sequence TTGAACAACTACACGCGGTGCCTGGCACATTTGGCCCTCCATTACAAGCAAAGCCCGGAGGCGCTTTCTACCGAGTTGATCGATGATTATCTTTTTCATTGCAAGAACTTGCACAAGACTCCGTCTGAGAGCTTTTTTAAGCATACCGTTTTCGGTCTTCGTGCCATTTATAAGGTCTTGGGAATAAAAGAAAGGCATGTCAAGCTTCCGCAAATAAAGCGCCAGAATAAATTGCCCGTAGTGCTAAGCAAGGCCGAAGTACGGATCCTACTAAAAACGCCAAAATACCTAAAACACCGTTTGATACTCGGGATGCTCTACGGTTGTGGTCTAAGGAGCTACGAACTCTGCGCACTGCGCCTTTGCGATGTCGATTTTGACCGACAGACCGTTTTTGTGAAAAAGCAAAAGGGCAAAGTAGATCGGTACCTGCCCCTTAGCAAACACTTGGCACGAGGGCTAAAAAAATATATTGAAACAGAATCTCCCAAAACCTTCCTTTTCAACAGTCAGGTAACCGACAATGGGGCACCACGGCCCATTACCACCACTGGGATACAATGGGTGATCAAAGAAAACAGGAGTAAGGTAAACACCCACAAGACCATTACCGCCCATTGCCTGCGTCACACCTACGCTACGCATTTGCTGGAAGCAGGTCTCAATATTATAAGCCTGAAAGAGCTTTTGGGACATGCTTTTATCGAGACAACATTGGTATACCTACACGTTGCAAACACTGGGAGTTCGCACAAGTTCAGCCCGCTCGATACGCTATTTGAATAA
- a CDS encoding Txe/YoeB family addiction module toxin → MKYMFVDESWEDYLYWQKTDKKKLKKINELLKDIARNPFDGIGKPEPLKHKYAGFWSRRIDSEHRLIYQYNEGEILIAKCRFHYD, encoded by the coding sequence ATGAAATATATGTTTGTTGACGAGTCTTGGGAGGATTATCTTTATTGGCAGAAAACTGACAAAAAGAAATTAAAAAAAATAAATGAACTTCTCAAAGATATAGCTAGAAACCCTTTCGACGGAATTGGGAAACCTGAACCACTGAAGCATAAATATGCTGGATTTTGGTCAAGGAGAATCGATAGCGAGCACAGATTGATCTATCAATATAATGAAGGCGAAATTTTAATCGCAAAGTGCAGATTTCACTACGATTAA
- a CDS encoding type II toxin-antitoxin system Phd/YefM family antitoxin: MQITTVSDFRKDIKTYLDRVAKNFETLIINRGKDSGIVVMSLQEYNSLMATNHELSSRKNEMRLDSAIEKLKSGVSFNKDLAVD; this comes from the coding sequence ATGCAAATTACAACTGTTTCTGATTTCAGAAAGGATATTAAAACTTATTTGGACAGAGTTGCAAAAAACTTTGAAACTTTGATTATAAATCGTGGCAAAGATTCTGGAATTGTAGTTATGTCCCTTCAGGAATATAATTCTCTAATGGCAACTAATCATGAATTATCTTCTCGTAAGAATGAAATGAGATTAGATTCCGCAATCGAAAAATTGAAAAGTGGAGTGTCTTTCAATAAGGATTTAGCCGTAGATTAA